A DNA window from Coffea arabica cultivar ET-39 chromosome 6c, Coffea Arabica ET-39 HiFi, whole genome shotgun sequence contains the following coding sequences:
- the LOC113692290 gene encoding heat stress transcription factor B-3-like, with protein MMMEPECEKSLLEYVRKSSPPPFLLKTYMLVEDPSTDEVISWNTEGTAFVVWQPAEFARDLLPTLFKHSNFSSFVRQLNTYGFRKVATARWEFSNDMFRKGERDLLCEIRRRKAWTNKSHSNNNKGQQNHHHHHQAAAAAAAPTKDQSDEDQSQRSSSTSSSSDQYTVLIDENKRLKRENGVLSSELSTMKKKCKELLDLVAVYADQAGEKNDGSIVDNDEFDERPKLFGVRLEVQGEIERKRKFAEISRNAQVILFQSCK; from the exons ATGATGATGGAGCCTGAATGTGAAAAGAGTTTGCTTGAATATGTGAGGAAGTCTTCACCTCCACCTTTCCTGTTGAAAACCTACATGCTTGTTGAAGATCCCTCCACCGATGAAGTAATCTCGTGGAACACGGAGGGAACGGCTTTTGTCGTCTGGCAGCCGGCGGAGTTCGCCAGAGACTTGCTCCCGACGCTCTTCAAACACAGCAACTTCTCTAGCTTTGTCCGGCAGCTCAATACTTAT GGTTTTCGCAAAGTTGCAACGGCCCGGTGGGAGTTCAGCAACGACATGTTTCGCAAAGGCGAAAGGGATCTGCTCTGCGAAATCCGTCGAAGAAAAGCATGGACTAACAAGTCACATTCTAATAATAATAAGGGACAacaaaatcatcatcatcatcatcaagctGCTGCAGCTGCAGCTGCACCAACAAAAGATCAATCCGATGAAGACCAAAGCCAAAGGTCATCATCAACTTCATCATCGTCAGATCAGTACACTGTCCTCATTGATGAGAATAAACGACTTAAGAGGGAGAATGGAGTCTTGAGCAGTGAACTTTCCAccatgaagaagaaatgcaaggAGTTGCTTGACTTGGTGGCCGTGTATGCTGACCAGGCTGGGGAGAAGAATGATGGCTCTATTGTTGATAATGATGAGTTTGATGAGAGGCCAAAACTTTTTGGTGTGAGATTGGAAGTTCAAGGAGAGATAGAGAGGAAGAGAAAGTTTGCTGAGATTAGTAGAAATGCTCAAGTTATTCTGTTTCAATCGTGCAAATAA